The following proteins are encoded in a genomic region of Diadema setosum chromosome 10, eeDiaSeto1, whole genome shotgun sequence:
- the LOC140233915 gene encoding cystine/glutamate transporter-like: MADTGLFGSGSSDTRWPQAQVPDEEFGKRDSGNEHSKGSSNKSLDRVELRSTLGLFRGVMIIMGIVIESGIFISPKGIVAGVGSVGATILVWVSCGFFSLLGALSFAELGNMIRENGGMYTYIYRTYGSFVGFLVFWTLATVVDPAGNAVMALLFSHYTLYPLYPDPDCPPPKVAVKLVAMSGIWLMMFINFQLLESDAVAYSFGAQVLANFTWLIPVTVVLSCLGSLNGALLTMSRLFFAGARVGQSPQLLATIHVRISKFLQKMEDAARLKVQYLLAMAQNDITVYTSAAEPTPVHQRPIQMETRLQTTSYLEKDVAEPCQKKGFWNLQPAVG, translated from the exons ATGGCAGATACTGGTCTTTTCGGGAGCGGTTCTTCGGACACACGTTGGCCACAGGCTCAGGTACCCGACGAGGAGTTTGGCAAACGTGACAGTGGCAATGAACATTCGAAGGGTTCAAGCAACAAGTCCCTTGACCGGGTCGAGCTCCGGTCGACTCTGGGTCTTTTTAGAGGTGTCATGATCATCATGGGAATCGTAATAGAATCCGGAATTTTCATTTCTCCGAAGGGAATCGTTGCCGGTGTGGGCAGCGTCGGAGCGACCATACTTGTGTGGGTGTCGTGTGGCTTCTTCAGTCTGCTAGGCGCCTTGTCGTTTGCAGAGCTTGGAAATATGATCAGAGAGAATGGCGGCATGTACACTTACATCTATCGGACGTATGGCAGCTTTGTGGGATTTCTCGTGTTCTGGACCCTGGCGACAGTCGTCGACCCTGCAGGCAACGCCGTCATGGCTTTGTTATTTTCTCATTACACTCTGTACCCTCTGTACCCAGACCCAGACTGCCCACCACCCAAGGTAGCTGTCAAACTTGTCGCGATGTCAGGAATCTGGCTTATGATGTTCATCAACT TCCAGCTTCTCGAATCCGACGCAGTGGCCTACAGCTTCGGTGCGCAGGTCTTGGCCAATTTTACGTGGCTAATACCCGTAACTGTTGTGCTATCGTGCCTTGGATCTTTAAATGGCGCCCTCCTTACCATGTCCAGATTATTCTTTGCCGGCGCTAGGGTTGGACAGTCTCCGCAACTCCTGGCGACCATTCATGTCCGCA tttcaaagtttcttcagAAAATGGAAGATGCAGCCCGCCTCAAAGTCCAGTATTTACTGGCAATGGCTCAgaatgatattacagtgtatacatCAGCAGCTGAACCTACACCAGTTCATCAGAGGCCGATTCAGATGGAGACGAGGCTTCAGACGACGTCGTATCTGGAGAAGGACGTGGCTGAACCCTGCCAGAAGAAGGGCTTTTGGAATCTACAACCAGCTGTTGGTTGA
- the LOC140233916 gene encoding uncharacterized protein, whose translation MPPELYDEILERVRGRIRRLYTWYREPLEEGLKLTATLRHLVSGTKYSDMQYGWRVPENTLSVVAREVCQAICDKYADEVMTAPSTPGGWKQLAGGFYKRWNFPHCVAAIDGKHVAITKPPLSGSLYCNYKGFFSIILLAIMDSDYKFIWCDVGGRYDTIGERG comes from the coding sequence ATGCCCCCTGAACTCTACGATGAAATCCTGGAGAGGGTCAGAGGGAGAATCAGGAGGCTGTACACCTGGTACAGGGAGCCGCTGGAAGAAGGTCTCAAGTTGACAGCTACTCTCCGTCATCTTGTGTCTGGCACCAAGTACTCCGACATGCAGTATGGGTGGAGGGTGCCTGAAAACACCCTATCTGTAGTGGCCAGGGAAGTGTGTCAGGCCATATGTGACAAGTATGCAGATGAAGTCATGACAGCCCCTTCAACCCCTGGTGGATGGAAACAACTTGCTGGTGGATTCTACAAGCGGTGGAATTTTCCCCATTGTGTGGCAGCTATTGATGGCAAGCATGTGGCCATCACAAAGCCTCCTCTGTCCGGCTCGCTATACTGCAACTACAAGGGCTTTTTTAGCATAATCCTGTTGGCTATAATGGACAGTGACTACAAATTTATCTGGTGCGATGTTGGTGGTAGGTATGATACAATAGGGGAAAGGGGGTAG
- the LOC140233913 gene encoding large neutral amino acids transporter small subunit 1-like, whose amino-acid sequence MADTGLFRSGSTDTRWPQAHAQDDEFGEHDSDNEHSHGSSNVSLDRVKLQQNLSLLDAVMIIVGIIIGSGIFISPKGVIAGVGSVGATVLVWVSCGFLSLLGALSFAELGTMIRENGGMYIYIYRTYGSFVGFLVFWTLATVVDPAGNAVMAFLFSHYTLYPLYPDPDCPPPKAAVKLVAMSGIWLMMFINFQLLESDAVAYSFGAQVLGNFTWVIPVSVVLSCLGSLNGALLTMSRLFFAAARVGQSPNFLATIDVRQLLPCSPQSNLALTFRVPALTLRPCHSLSFNLFQLASFPSDFHYPSALCACFLS is encoded by the exons ATGGCAGATACTGGTCTTTTCCGAAGCGGTTCTACGGACACACGTTGGCCTCAGGCTCACGCACAGGACGATGAGTTTGGCGAacatgacagtgacaatgaacATTCGCACGGTTCAAGCAATGTGTCTCTTGACCGGGTCAAGCTCCAGCAGAATTTGAGTCTTTTAGACGCTGTCATGATCATCGTGGGCATCATAATAGGATCAGGAATTTTCATTTCTCCGAAGGGAGTCATTGCCGGTGTAGGTAGTGTCGGAGCGACCGTTCTTGTGTGGGTGTCGTGTGGCTTCCTCAGTCTGTTAGGTGCTTTGTCGTTTGCAGAGCTTGGAACTATGATCCGAGAGAATGGCGgtatgtacatttacatctatcGGACGTACGGTAGCTTCGTGGGATTTCTCGTGTTCTGGACCCTGGCGACCGTTGTCGACCCAGCAGGCAACGCTGTCATGGCTTTCTTATTTTCTCACTACACTCTGTACCCTCTCTACCCAGACCCAGACTGCCCACCACCCAAGGCAGCAGTCAAACTTGTAGCGATGTCAGGAATCTGGCTTATGATGTTCATCAACT TCCAGCTTCTCGAATCCGATGCAGTGGCCTACAGCTTCGGTGCACAAGTCTTGGGCAATTTTACGTGGGTGATACCCGTTTCTGTCGTGCTATCGTGCCTTGGATCTTTGAATGGCGCCCTCCTTACCATGTCCAGATTATTCTTTGCCGCCGCCAGGGTTGGACAGTCTCCGAATTTCCTGGCGACGATTGATGTCCGCC AACTCTTGCCTTGCTCTCCGCAGTCCAACCTTGCCCTGACTTTCAGAGTCCCTGCCCTTACCCTTCGCCCTTGCCACTCACTGTCCTTCAACCTTTTTCAGCTTGCTTCCTTTCCCTCTGACTTTCACTATCCTTCAGCCCTTTGTGCTTGCTTCCTATCTTGA
- the LOC140233914 gene encoding arylsulfatase-like has product MSVLRILVYACLVTLQAAAHKRDVFDKPNIVWIVADDLGYGDLASYGHPTQEYGGVDAMAKKGLRFTQAYVPDTVCTPSRAAFLTGRYPARLGMYGLTKRVLLPFNPTGLNRSEITVPEALKSAGYTTSMVGKWHLGINRTPNMDGYYLPSNHGFDFVGINHPNTNTHKCEETRREPAIERCFIYRGDHIFSQPFRHDNLTAMMVQDAIGFFERNKRRPFFFYMALLQPHVPLRVTPSFHLSSRRGTATDGYGGGAEV; this is encoded by the exons ATGAGTGTACTGCGTATTCTCGTCTACGCTTGCTTGGTGACGCTTCAAGCAGCAGCGCACAAGCGGGACGTGTTTGACAAGCCAAACATTGTCTGGATCGTGGCCGACGACCTCGGCTACGGGGACCTCGCGTCCTACGGTCACCCGACCCAGGAGTACGGAGGAGTCGACGCCATGGCAAAGAAGGGCTTGCGGTTCACTCAGGCATACGTACCCGACACTGTCTGCACTCCAAGCAGAGCTGCATTTTTGACAG GCCGCTACCCTGCTCGCCTCGGGATGTACGGGTTGACGAAGCGTGTGCTCCTCCCCTTCAACCCCACTGGGCTGAATCGCTCCGAGATTACCGTACCGGAAGCTCTCAAATCAGCCGGCTACACAACAAGCATGGTCGGGAAATGGCACCTTG GCATCAACCGAACACCCAACATGGACGGGTATTACCTGCCCTCAAATCACGGTTTCGACTTTGTTGGTATCAACCATCCCAACACGAACACTCACAAATGTGAGGAGACAAGA CGGGAACCCGCAATAGAACGCTGCTTCATCTATCGCGGAGACCACATCTTCTCGCAACCATTCAGACACGACAACCTGACGGCCATGATGGTGCAGGATGCCATCGGCTTTTTCGAGAGGAACAAGCGGCGTCCCTTTTTCTTCTACATGGCGCTCCTCCAGCCCCACGTGCCCCTGAGGGTGACTCCTAGTTTTCACCTGTCATCCAGGAGAGGTACTGCCACGGATGGCTATGGTGGTGGTGCTGAGGTGTAG